The Streptococcus mitis region TTGAATAAGGGAGAGTTGATTCGCGATACAACACCTCTAGCCATGCGCAGTGAGGAGATTGAAAAGCACTTTATCCTTCCTCTAGCATACAAGGAAGTCATTGAGCAGTCTAACTTGGTTGAAAGGTGGGTACAAAAACAAGATGCTTTGCAAGTAGTTACACGTGAAGCGGATGCTTTTTGGCAACTGTTAGTGCAAGCAGGATGTAGGATTCAAGAAATTGAAGTCAATAATCGTAGCTTGTTGGATACAATCTTTGAAGAAACACAAAAGGGAGATGACTAAGATGAAACGATGGATCGCACTAAACAAGATAGAATTTCTATTGACCAAACGACAATTAGTCTATTATCTATTATCCGTAGGGATGCCGACAGCCTTCTATTTATTCTTTTCAGGCATGTACCAGGACACACCAGGTGGACCCGCGAATTTTATGCGTGATTATCTCATCTCCATGACAGCCTTTTCCATGATGTCGACAGCTATGTTTTCATTCCCAGCTATTTTACATACAGATAAAATCAACAACTGGCAGAAAACATTGCGCCATACTCCGGTAAATATGGTAGAATATTATCTATCAAAGATAACAAGTATGATGGTTGATTATCTGGTCTCAATCCTGGTTGTTTTCTCAGTTGGGCACTTGGTCAGAGGTGTGGATATGCCTTTAGGAAGCTGGATTGGGGCTGCGTTCTTGCTGATAGTAGGAAGTGTAGCTTTTGTAGCGCTTGGCTTGACCTTGACACTCTTGCCTTCTAATCAGCTGATGTCTGTCGTGGGCAATCTTCTCTATCTAGGCTTGGCTGTTTTAGGTGGACTCTGGATGCCCGTCTCTTTATTTCCAGACTGGATGCAAGCAATCGGGAAGCGTCTACCAAGCTATCAGTTGATGGAATTAATCAAGACCTTCTTAAATGAGGGTAGCATCAATTTATCAGCCACAGTTTATCTACTTGTTTTTTCAGTAGTTTTGTTTGGTTTGACCATTTACCTTCAAGGTCATAAGGAGAATGCTTAATGCTTGAAAGACTGAAAAGCATACATTATATGTTCTGGGCCAGTTTAATTTTTATGATTTTCCCCATCCTACCTGTAGTGACTGGGTGGCTTTCTGCCTGGCATTTATTGATTGATATTCTATTTGTAGTGGCATATTTGGGTGTTTTAACAACTAAGAGCCAGCGCCTATCTTGGCTATATTGGGGCCTCATGCTGACTTATGTAGTTGGGAATACTGCCTTTGTTGCTGTTAATTATATCTGGTTTTTCTTTTTCCTATCCAATCTCTTAAGTTATCATTTCAGCGTACGTAGTTTAAAGTCTTTACATGTCTGGACTTTTCTTCTTGCTCAAGTCCTTGTTGTGGGCCAACTGTTGATTTTTCAGAGAATCGAAGTTGAGTTTCTATTCTATCTACTTGTAATTCTTACTTTTGTCGAT contains the following coding sequences:
- a CDS encoding ABC transporter permease translates to MKRWIALNKIEFLLTKRQLVYYLLSVGMPTAFYLFFSGMYQDTPGGPANFMRDYLISMTAFSMMSTAMFSFPAILHTDKINNWQKTLRHTPVNMVEYYLSKITSMMVDYLVSILVVFSVGHLVRGVDMPLGSWIGAAFLLIVGSVAFVALGLTLTLLPSNQLMSVVGNLLYLGLAVLGGLWMPVSLFPDWMQAIGKRLPSYQLMELIKTFLNEGSINLSATVYLLVFSVVLFGLTIYLQGHKENA